In Necator americanus strain Aroian chromosome IV, whole genome shotgun sequence, the following proteins share a genomic window:
- a CDS encoding hypothetical protein (NECATOR_CHRIV.G15905.T1), translating to MGQRLAPTLAIAFMAKIEAPIWETRPLLYCRYIDDCFLVCSSQAEMDNCFKILNEQSEYIKFTQDKPKGEWLPFLNVQVHISNRTHRTKWYRKPSNKNILVHFLCAHPAQVKRSVVRNMFRTATSVCTGREERRESIELARKIAVSNGYTTMRSITKRAQTRNKSGMEKVPFCVPFISDEVSAAIRRCLRKAKLEESVAIVELLPSNLKQILIRNRPYDRICTTPECKIYPDNNEGDCMSSCVVYMICCVQCGDEYIGETARPLCIRIKEHLDGKRKSCDSTALGGHRVRRHNGEDFEVKITILAREPSIAARKALEAFWIHSMSPKMNRKEECLSITRELAPYLRLIFDCASHLTPGI from the coding sequence ATGGGACAACGGTTGGCGCCAACGCTAGCCATTGCTTTCATGGCTAAGATTGAGGCACCGATTTGGGAAACACGACCTTTGCTATATTGCCGATATATCGACGACTGTTTCCTTGTCTGTTCGTCTCAAGCAGAGATGGACAactgtttcaagattttaaatgaGCAGTCGGAGTATATAAAGTTCACTCAGGATAAGCCCAAAGGAGAATGGTTACCCTTCCTTAACGTCCaagtgcatatttcaaacagaacgcacaggacaaagtggtaccgcaaacccagtaataaaaatatcttagttcactttctttgtGCCCATCCCGCACAAGTTAAAAGGTCGGTAGTACGAAACATGTTTCGCACGGCCACCTCCGTTTGcactggaagagaagaaagacgagaatccatcgagcttgctaggaaaattgcggtcaGTAACGGCTACACAACTATGCGGTCTatcacaaaaagagcacaaacccgaaataaatctggtatggagaaagtacccttttgtgtaccatttatttccgatgaggttagcgctgctattcggcggtgtctgaggaaagctaaacttgaagaatctgtcgccatcgtggagctcctccctagtaaccttaagcaaatactcattcgtAATCGCCcatatgatcgtatttgcacgacaccggagtgtaaaatatacccggataacaacgagggtgattgcatgagttcatgtgttgtttatatgatttgctgtgtacagtgtggtgacgaatacataggagaaacagctagaccactatgtattcgaatcaaagaacacctggacggcaaaaggaaatcatgtgactccactgcattgggtggtcacagggtgcggcgtcataacggagaagattttgaagttaagatcacgattttggcgcgcgaacctagcattgcggcgcgcaaggctctggaggctttttggatccactccatgagtccaaaaatgaatcgcaaggaggaatgcctctccattacgcgggaactcgcgccttatttaaggctgatatttgattgcgctagtcacctcacaccaggtatctag
- a CDS encoding hypothetical protein (NECATOR_CHRIV.G15906.T1), producing the protein MENSGVCTSKKRHPRRRVADNISRSPASSSGNPNADSPATKLLAALSRAQGKSAPDTLLCPTKHGAHGPRPKIDPIISKLKPESKRKGGLQNQNVPLLITHADEGMSSVGSRMSRNQGTTEEVGPSTSTPRRLRESSHTQVNPVVESYSLWSVSPTKSTQNAPRIPHEVLQDLTFRFLANIPDEEKSDKVRMCFQVELAHWFYVDFYCKQEARKDCAQMGMREFARQIFKHCDELAPYAAHVDQVIDEWRWYKSTVPTYGAILLDESLNHVLLVQGFYASKNSWGFPKGKVNEGEEPRSCAIREVFEETGFNFGDHRPRGGEKKLQKFVNETMVRLYIVTDVPTDFPFAPQTRNEIRKIQWFNVWDLPTDRSDQFHRLGILSNHNFYTVMPFVQDLQKYIVKEQERRAVAVAERQRLRDSKPLPLSAVGDSHTKDISAVMDALLSSSVFPSMQGSANAYNTKPNTGMQLPAVPSLAEAVPSASTNAPSLASQMATFSSRESLLDRTNSRFASSSSGVAQNLPYTSHFRPLDNSPTRKNVLNVLAGSLSKVSRGSAEKAAPQIAHPIAIPAQQGTPPFVNHPVYEAPKEKSARISLSETSAFTAFKSPSTSSSADIAAGNTQKIEMELHKLLCGSSDVSDATGGAHAAEEKTPTAFLDSLSPATDMGSEYGYFSGLPCDVNHTGVGYVLPYSRADGFIVQLCDAWKDFKLDRTAIFAGLPGFETAR; encoded by the exons ATGGAAAATTCTGGTGTTTGCACAAGCAAAAAG AGACATCCAAGACGTCGAGTTGCGGATAATATCAGCAGGTCACCAGCGTCTTCATCAGGCAATCCAAATGCAGATTCTCCAGCGACAAAGCTTTTAGCTGCATTGAGTAGAGCTCAG GGAAAATCTGCTCCGGATACACTGTTATGTCCGACAAAGCATGGTGCCCATGGTCCGAGACCAAAAATAGACCCAATCATTTCGAAATTAAAGCCGGaatctaaaagaaaaggaggTCTACAGAATCAA aatgtcCCCTTGTTAATAACCCACGCGGATGAGGGCATGAGCAGTGTAGGGTCACGAATGAGCCGAAATCAAGGAACCACTGAGGAAGTGGGTCCATCTACTTCTACCCCAAGGAGATTACGTGAAAGCAGTCATact CAAGTTAATCCTGTTGTTGAATCGTATTCACTATGGTCGGTCAGTCCAACGAAGAGCACCCAGAATGCGCCTCGAATACCACATGAGGTTCTGCAGGATCTAACGTTCCGCTTTCTGGCAAATATTCCTGATGAGGAG AAATCAGACAAAGTTCGCATGTGTTTCCAAGTTGAACTGGCTCACTGGTTCTATGTTGATTTCTACTGCAAACAAGAGGCTCGAAAAGACTGTGCTCAGATGGGCATGAGGGAATTTGCTag GCAAATTTTTAAACACTGTGATGAGCTTGCACCGTATGCTGCACATGTTGACCAA GTGATCGACGAGTGGCGGTGGTATAAGTCAACCGTTCCCACGTACGGAGCAATCCTTCTCGACGAATCTCTAAACCACGTACTACTTGTGCAAGGTTTCTACGCAAGCAAAAACAGTTGGGGTTTCCCCAAAGGAAAG GTTAACGAAGGAGAGGAACCACGGAGCTGCGCTATACGTGAAGTGTTCGAAGAAACGGGTTTTAATTTTGGTGACCATCGCCCTCGCGGCGgtgaaaagaaacttcaaaaGTTCGTAAATGAAACAATGGTTCGGTTGTACATTGTTACTGATGTTCCTACGGATTTCCCTTTTGCCCCACAGACGAGAAATGAAATCAg GAAGATCCAATGGTTCAATGTTTGGGACCTTCCAACTGATCGCAGTGATCAGTTCCATCGGCTGGGAATTCTTTCAAATCATAACTTTTATACTGTGATGCCGTTCGTGCAGGATCTTCAGAAATATATAGTAAAAGAGCAAGAACGACGAGCTGTTGCC GTTGCTGAGCGTCAGAGACTTCGTGACTCTAAACCTTTGCCGTTATCCGCAGTGGGGGATTCGCATACAAAAG ACATATCAGCAGTTATGGACGCTTTGCTCTCATCGTCGGTTTTCCCAAGTATGCAAGGGTCTGCTAATGCGTATAACACCAAACCTAATACG GGTATGCAGCTCCCAGCAGTTCCGTCACTTGCAGAAGCCGTACCATCTGCCTCAACCAATGCTCCAAGTTTGGCATCGCAAATGGCTACTTTTAGCTCTCGCGAGTCGCTCCTTGATCGGACTAATTCGAGATTCGCATCCAGTTCTTCTGGTGTTGCTCAGAACTTGCCCTACACAAGTCATTTCCGCCCGCTTGATAACAGCCCTACACGAAAGAACGTTCTTAATGTGCTTGCCG GATCCCTTTCTAAAGTTTCTCGTGGCTCAGCAGAAAAGGCTGCTCCTCAAATTGCTCATCCAATTGCGATTCCAGCACAACAGGGTACACCACCATTTGTGAATCACCCAGTCTATGAAgctccaaaagaaaaatcggcTAGGATCAGTCTCAGCGAGACATCG GCCTTCACAGCTTTCAAATCTCCATCAACGAGTTCATCTGCCGACATAGCTGCTGGAAACAcacagaaaatagaaatggagTTGCACAAATTGCTTTGTGGTTCATCAGACGTAAGTGATGCGACAGGTGGCGCTCATGCTGCAGAGGAAAAAACCCCCACTGCTTTTCTGGATAGCTTGAG TCCTGCCACGGATATGGGGTCAGAGTATGGCTACTTTTCGGGTTTACCCTGCGATGTGAATCACACTGGAGTAGGGTACGTGCTTCCATATTCACGGGCGGATGGATTCATTGTACAACTTTGCGATGCTTGGAAGGATTTTAAG CTCGACAGAACTGCGATATTTGCTGGACTTCCTGGCTTTGAAACAGCACGCTAG
- a CDS encoding hypothetical protein (NECATOR_CHRIV.G15907.T1), whose translation MGGGSENPYTIPTATLRRAASRAAARATVILTQLYILHGSLELLRQLKDISYEFESLSFSNEGYYHSASRTSTELNDSLISPQINR comes from the exons atgggtggcggcaGCGAgaatccttacacgatcccaaccgctacgctccgtcgcgccgcttcgagagcagccgccCGCGCGactgtcattttgacccaactatacatcTTACATGG ATCGCTTGAACTATTACGTCAACTGAAAGATATCTCGTACGAATTCGAATCGCTGTCATTTTCTAACGAAGGGTATTATCACAGCGCTAGTCGGACGTC GACCGAGTTGAATGACTCTTTGATCAGTCCACAGATCAATCGGTAG
- a CDS encoding hypothetical protein (NECATOR_CHRIV.G15904.T3): protein MEVAGNTFHYAELNVRHTGNADRTLAMVKRAVKMGYDTVAINIDIGDIVPSESIDEHMLPQPSLENTDKPPPKKKPRKDEDRKGREQQLPEPFLINESQLDLSDLQRLGKKFRQFSRITFTLNDATVIHNIFNNPRLRRFDLVAVRPGDVSILTTLTRKTDAVDIITMNPETHVSWLHKSKFMEMIRAEGVGFEFTYASALLPANRRACLHSGRFLIRGLRGRGVVVSSGASSMYELRAPVDVMNMSILWGIQGDHARLAISGNAKQILLRAEARRTVRGALHVSPLEITSNENGVSSTGGGYSYRSRCYIPVKFSFIELVGELMRWLENLRLWSAWKIRRIFRLQGQTIAPIQWGEPLLTTFPSATLDARLNSDRARKLRSIVYEVKTISMLTRHFPSKILDDDWLVLLDCQTRKQRLDYLKFLRNREREREKDMEKKRLKEISSSLFVQETKCEHSSPLYYPTAKLAKEQRRQLWQRVANAYRCGAPTLVIDCRFLPLLSPRGAELTSIQLKYLISENRDSSAPWQLYFANFDLSNDKVRRLKRRHLSVIDSSSACSPVVLTIDYTHMFGRERIVYLSPDAEEELEDVDDENVYVLGGIVDRVVERGISRQASLEAATSDRVCCKRLPLDKYVKWKSGNKFLTLTAVSSILRDVNNSGGDWESALRRNIPVRNIRSAEEKCAAGRQLHEKIRHFDNQLLQILDREIGQEPL from the exons ATGGAAGTAGCCGGGAATACGTTTCACTATGCTGAATTGAATGTTCGTCACACTGGTAATGCTGATAGGACACTTGCTATGGTAAAACGTGCAGTAAAAATGGGGTACGACACTGTTGCTATCAACATAGATATTGGAGACATTGTCCCCAGCGAGAGCATC GATGAGCATATGCTGCCTCAGCCCAGCTTAGAAAATACGGACAAACCTccaccaaagaaaaaaccgcGAAAAGATGAAGATCGGAAA GGGCGCGAACAACAATTGCCAGAACCATTTCTCATAAATGAATCTCAGCTCGATCTCAGCGATTTACAGAGACTTGGGAAGAAATTTCGGCAGTTTAG TCGAATAACTTTCACACTGAATGACGCTACGGTCATCCATAACATTTTCAACAACCCACGATTGCGCCGTTTCGATCTTGTGGCAGTGCGACCAGGTGATGTGAGCATCCTCACCACTCTCACTAGAAAAACTGATGCCGTCGACATAATTACCATGAACCCCGAAACTCAC GTTTCTTGGTTACACAAGTCAAAATTTATGGAAATGATTCGTGCAGAAGGAGTTGGGTTTGAATTCACATATGCATCGGCATTACTTCCAGCCAATAGGAGGGCG TGTCTTCATAGTGGACGGTTTCTAATTCGTGGTCTCCGTGGTCGAGGTGTTGTAGTGAGTAGTGGTGCATCTTCAATGTATGAACTACGTGCACCTGTAGACGTAATGAACATGTCTATTCTGTGGGGCATCCAAGGAGACCACGCAAGGCTAGCGATAAGTG GTAATGCTAAACAAATTTTGTTGCGGGCTGAGGCACGCAGAACAGTTCGTGGTGCTTTACATGTATCTCCATTGGAGATTACGAGCAACGAAAATG GAGTTTCGAGCACAG GTGGAGGTTATTCCTACAGAAGCAGATGCTACATCCCCGTCAAGTTCAGCTTCATAGAATTAGTAGGGGAATT AATGAGATGGCTGGAAAATCTCAGGTTGTGGTCGGCGTGGAAAATCCGGCGGATATTTCGGTTGCAAGGTCAAACAATAGCGCCCATTCAGTGGGGAGAACCGCTACTTACGACCTTCCCTAGTGCAACACTTGATGCAAGGTTAAACTCCGATCGAGCCAGAAAACTTAGGTCTATTGTTTACGAAGTCAAG ACAATATCCATGTTAACCAGAcatttcccttcaaaaattttggacGATGATTGGCTGGTGTTACTTGATTGCCAAACAAGGAAACAAAGACTTGACTACTTGAAATTTCTCCGTAACCGAGAGCGCGAGAGAGAGAAGGATATGGAGAAAAAGCGACTGAAGGAAATATCTTCTTCCTTGTTTGTTCAGGAAACTAAATGTGAACATTCATCTCCCTTATATTACCCTACTGCAAAACTTG CGAAAGAGCAGAGACGTCAATTATGGCAGAGGGTGGCTAACGCTTATCGATGCGGTGCTCCGACACTCGTGATAGATTGTCGTTTCCTTCCTCTGCTTTCGCCTAGAGGAGCAGAGCTAACCTCAATCCAGCTCAAATATCTTATCAGTGAAAATCGTGACAGCAG CGCGCCATGGCAACTATACTTCGCAAACTTCGACCTTTCAAATGACAAAGTTCGACGGCTCAAACGCAG ACACTTGTCAGTCATTGACTCTTCTTCTGCATGCTCTCCAGTGGTGTTAACCATTGACTATACACACATGTTTGGACGCGAACGTATAGTGTATCTTAGTCCCGATGCAGAAGAGGAGCTGGAGGATGTGGATGACGAAAAT GTCTACGTTTTGGGTGGTATAGTTGACCGTGTAGTTGAACGAGGAATTTCTCGACAAGCTTCTTTGGAAGCTGCTACATCCGACCGAGTTTGCTGCAAGAGGTTGCCTCTCGATAAATACGTGAA ATGGAAGAGCGGCAATAAGTTCCTCACTCTGACAGCTGTTTCTTCTATTCTACGAGATGTGAACAATTCAGGTGGTGACTGGGAGTCCGCCTTGAGAAG GAATATTCCAGTCCGCAACATCAGATCTGCTGAAGAGAAATGTGCAGCTGGTCGACAGCTGCATGAAAAAATTCGCCACTTTGATAATCAACTTTTGCAGATTTTGGATCGCGAAATTGGCCAGGAGCCTCTATAA
- a CDS encoding hypothetical protein (NECATOR_CHRIV.G15906.T2), producing MENSGVCTSKKRHPRRRVADNISRSPASSSGNPNADSPATKLLAALSRAQGKSAPDTLLCPTKHGAHGPRPKIDPIISKLKPESKRKGGLQNQNVPLLITHADEGMSSVGSRMSRNQGTTEEVGPSTSTPRRLRESSHTQVNPVVESYSLWSVSPTKSTQNAPRIPHEVLQDLTFRFLANIPDEEKSDKVRMCFQVELAHWFYVDFYCKQEARKDCAQMGMREFARQIFKHCDELAPYAAHVDQVIDEWRWYKSTVPTYGAILLDESLNHVLLVQGFYASKNSWGFPKGKVNEGEEPRSCAIREVFEETGFNFGDHRPRGGEKKLQKFVNETMVRLYIVTDVPTDFPFAPQTRNEIRKIQWFNVWDLPTDRSDQFHRLGILSNHNFYTVMPFVQDLQKYIVKEQERRAVAVAERQRLRDSKPLPLSAVGDSHTKDISAVMDALLSSSVFPSMQGSANAYNTKPNTGMQLPAVPSLAEAVPSASTNAPSLASQMATFSSRESLLDRTNSRFASSSSGVAQNLPYTSHFRPLDNSPTRKNVLNVLAAQQGTPPFVNHPVYEAPKEKSARISLSETSAFTAFKSPSTSSSADIAAGNTQKIEMELHKLLCGSSDVSDATGGAHAAEEKTPTAFLDSLSPATDMGSEYGYFSGLPCDVNHTGVGYVLPYSRADGFIVQLCDAWKDFKLDRTAIFAGLPGFETAR from the exons ATGGAAAATTCTGGTGTTTGCACAAGCAAAAAG AGACATCCAAGACGTCGAGTTGCGGATAATATCAGCAGGTCACCAGCGTCTTCATCAGGCAATCCAAATGCAGATTCTCCAGCGACAAAGCTTTTAGCTGCATTGAGTAGAGCTCAG GGAAAATCTGCTCCGGATACACTGTTATGTCCGACAAAGCATGGTGCCCATGGTCCGAGACCAAAAATAGACCCAATCATTTCGAAATTAAAGCCGGaatctaaaagaaaaggaggTCTACAGAATCAA aatgtcCCCTTGTTAATAACCCACGCGGATGAGGGCATGAGCAGTGTAGGGTCACGAATGAGCCGAAATCAAGGAACCACTGAGGAAGTGGGTCCATCTACTTCTACCCCAAGGAGATTACGTGAAAGCAGTCATact CAAGTTAATCCTGTTGTTGAATCGTATTCACTATGGTCGGTCAGTCCAACGAAGAGCACCCAGAATGCGCCTCGAATACCACATGAGGTTCTGCAGGATCTAACGTTCCGCTTTCTGGCAAATATTCCTGATGAGGAG AAATCAGACAAAGTTCGCATGTGTTTCCAAGTTGAACTGGCTCACTGGTTCTATGTTGATTTCTACTGCAAACAAGAGGCTCGAAAAGACTGTGCTCAGATGGGCATGAGGGAATTTGCTag GCAAATTTTTAAACACTGTGATGAGCTTGCACCGTATGCTGCACATGTTGACCAA GTGATCGACGAGTGGCGGTGGTATAAGTCAACCGTTCCCACGTACGGAGCAATCCTTCTCGACGAATCTCTAAACCACGTACTACTTGTGCAAGGTTTCTACGCAAGCAAAAACAGTTGGGGTTTCCCCAAAGGAAAG GTTAACGAAGGAGAGGAACCACGGAGCTGCGCTATACGTGAAGTGTTCGAAGAAACGGGTTTTAATTTTGGTGACCATCGCCCTCGCGGCGgtgaaaagaaacttcaaaaGTTCGTAAATGAAACAATGGTTCGGTTGTACATTGTTACTGATGTTCCTACGGATTTCCCTTTTGCCCCACAGACGAGAAATGAAATCAg GAAGATCCAATGGTTCAATGTTTGGGACCTTCCAACTGATCGCAGTGATCAGTTCCATCGGCTGGGAATTCTTTCAAATCATAACTTTTATACTGTGATGCCGTTCGTGCAGGATCTTCAGAAATATATAGTAAAAGAGCAAGAACGACGAGCTGTTGCC GTTGCTGAGCGTCAGAGACTTCGTGACTCTAAACCTTTGCCGTTATCCGCAGTGGGGGATTCGCATACAAAAG ACATATCAGCAGTTATGGACGCTTTGCTCTCATCGTCGGTTTTCCCAAGTATGCAAGGGTCTGCTAATGCGTATAACACCAAACCTAATACG GGTATGCAGCTCCCAGCAGTTCCGTCACTTGCAGAAGCCGTACCATCTGCCTCAACCAATGCTCCAAGTTTGGCATCGCAAATGGCTACTTTTAGCTCTCGCGAGTCGCTCCTTGATCGGACTAATTCGAGATTCGCATCCAGTTCTTCTGGTGTTGCTCAGAACTTGCCCTACACAAGTCATTTCCGCCCGCTTGATAACAGCCCTACACGAAAGAACGTTCTTAATGTGCTTGCCG CACAACAGGGTACACCACCATTTGTGAATCACCCAGTCTATGAAgctccaaaagaaaaatcggcTAGGATCAGTCTCAGCGAGACATCG GCCTTCACAGCTTTCAAATCTCCATCAACGAGTTCATCTGCCGACATAGCTGCTGGAAACAcacagaaaatagaaatggagTTGCACAAATTGCTTTGTGGTTCATCAGACGTAAGTGATGCGACAGGTGGCGCTCATGCTGCAGAGGAAAAAACCCCCACTGCTTTTCTGGATAGCTTGAG TCCTGCCACGGATATGGGGTCAGAGTATGGCTACTTTTCGGGTTTACCCTGCGATGTGAATCACACTGGAGTAGGGTACGTGCTTCCATATTCACGGGCGGATGGATTCATTGTACAACTTTGCGATGCTTGGAAGGATTTTAAG CTCGACAGAACTGCGATATTTGCTGGACTTCCTGGCTTTGAAACAGCACGCTAG
- a CDS encoding hypothetical protein (NECATOR_CHRIV.G15904.T2) yields MGVRKVGCRITFTLNDATVIHNIFNNPRLRRFDLVAVRPGDVSILTTLTRKTDAVDIITMNPETHVSWLHKSKFMEMIRAEGVGFEFTYASALLPANRRACLHSGRFLIRGLRGRGVVVSSGASSMYELRAPVDVMNMSILWGIQGDHARLAISGNAKQILLRAEARRTVRGALHVSPLEITSNENGMKSIDASVPACRVTSSCALERLLNVKEFRAQKQMLHPRQVQLHRISRGIVRMRWLENLRLWSAWKIRRIFRLQGQTIAPIQWGEPLLTTFPSATLDARLNSDRARKLRSIVYEVKTISMLTRHFPSKILDDDWLVLLDCQTRKQRLDYLKFLRNREREREKDMEKKRLKEISSSLFVQETKCEHSSPLYYPTAKLAKEQRRQLWQRVANAYRCGAPTLVIDCRFLPLLSPRGAELTSIQLKYLISENRDSSAPWQLYFANFDLSNDKVRRLKRRHLSVIDSSSACSPVVLTIDYTHMFGRERIVYLSPDAEEELEDVDDENVYVLGGIVDRVVERGISRQASLEAATSDRVCCKRLPLDKYVKWKSGNKFLTLTAVSSILRDVNNSGGDWESALRRNIPVRNIRSAEEKCAAGRQLHEKIRHFDNQLLQILDREIGQEPL; encoded by the exons ATGGGTGTTCGTAAGGTGGGCTG TCGAATAACTTTCACACTGAATGACGCTACGGTCATCCATAACATTTTCAACAACCCACGATTGCGCCGTTTCGATCTTGTGGCAGTGCGACCAGGTGATGTGAGCATCCTCACCACTCTCACTAGAAAAACTGATGCCGTCGACATAATTACCATGAACCCCGAAACTCAC GTTTCTTGGTTACACAAGTCAAAATTTATGGAAATGATTCGTGCAGAAGGAGTTGGGTTTGAATTCACATATGCATCGGCATTACTTCCAGCCAATAGGAGGGCG TGTCTTCATAGTGGACGGTTTCTAATTCGTGGTCTCCGTGGTCGAGGTGTTGTAGTGAGTAGTGGTGCATCTTCAATGTATGAACTACGTGCACCTGTAGACGTAATGAACATGTCTATTCTGTGGGGCATCCAAGGAGACCACGCAAGGCTAGCGATAAGTG GTAATGCTAAACAAATTTTGTTGCGGGCTGAGGCACGCAGAACAGTTCGTGGTGCTTTACATGTATCTCCATTGGAGATTACGAGCAACGAAAATGGTATGAAGAGCATTGACGCTTCCGTTCCTGCTTGCCGTGTTACAAGTTCTTGTGCTTTGGAACGTCTTCTGAATGTAAAGGAGTTTCGAGCACAG AAGCAGATGCTACATCCCCGTCAAGTTCAGCTTCATAGAATTAGTAGGGGAATTGTGAG AATGAGATGGCTGGAAAATCTCAGGTTGTGGTCGGCGTGGAAAATCCGGCGGATATTTCGGTTGCAAGGTCAAACAATAGCGCCCATTCAGTGGGGAGAACCGCTACTTACGACCTTCCCTAGTGCAACACTTGATGCAAGGTTAAACTCCGATCGAGCCAGAAAACTTAGGTCTATTGTTTACGAAGTCAAG ACAATATCCATGTTAACCAGAcatttcccttcaaaaattttggacGATGATTGGCTGGTGTTACTTGATTGCCAAACAAGGAAACAAAGACTTGACTACTTGAAATTTCTCCGTAACCGAGAGCGCGAGAGAGAGAAGGATATGGAGAAAAAGCGACTGAAGGAAATATCTTCTTCCTTGTTTGTTCAGGAAACTAAATGTGAACATTCATCTCCCTTATATTACCCTACTGCAAAACTTG CGAAAGAGCAGAGACGTCAATTATGGCAGAGGGTGGCTAACGCTTATCGATGCGGTGCTCCGACACTCGTGATAGATTGTCGTTTCCTTCCTCTGCTTTCGCCTAGAGGAGCAGAGCTAACCTCAATCCAGCTCAAATATCTTATCAGTGAAAATCGTGACAGCAG CGCGCCATGGCAACTATACTTCGCAAACTTCGACCTTTCAAATGACAAAGTTCGACGGCTCAAACGCAG ACACTTGTCAGTCATTGACTCTTCTTCTGCATGCTCTCCAGTGGTGTTAACCATTGACTATACACACATGTTTGGACGCGAACGTATAGTGTATCTTAGTCCCGATGCAGAAGAGGAGCTGGAGGATGTGGATGACGAAAAT GTCTACGTTTTGGGTGGTATAGTTGACCGTGTAGTTGAACGAGGAATTTCTCGACAAGCTTCTTTGGAAGCTGCTACATCCGACCGAGTTTGCTGCAAGAGGTTGCCTCTCGATAAATACGTGAA ATGGAAGAGCGGCAATAAGTTCCTCACTCTGACAGCTGTTTCTTCTATTCTACGAGATGTGAACAATTCAGGTGGTGACTGGGAGTCCGCCTTGAGAAG GAATATTCCAGTCCGCAACATCAGATCTGCTGAAGAGAAATGTGCAGCTGGTCGACAGCTGCATGAAAAAATTCGCCACTTTGATAATCAACTTTTGCAGATTTTGGATCGCGAAATTGGCCAGGAGCCTCTATAA